One window from the genome of Micromonospora aurantiaca ATCC 27029 encodes:
- a CDS encoding cellulase family glycosylhydrolase, with amino-acid sequence MFSIPRPSRRHLLVGGAVGALALAATAVLPSPDAMAATGCAVTYTTNSWQGGFTATVAVRNLGDPVSNWTLGFTFPDGGQRVVQGWSATWQQSGSAVTARSLDYNGALGTGASTTIGFNGSWTGSNPSPTSFTLNGTVCTGGTSTPPPSTPPPSTPPPPTTPPPTTPPPTTPPPTGTTPVAINGQLQVCGVNLCNQYGRPIQLRGMSTHGLQWFANCYTDASLDVLANEWRSDLLRISMYVQEQGYETNPAGFTNQVNTLVDKAEARGMYALIDFHTLTPGDPMYNLDRAKTFFANVSARNAAKKNVIYEITNEPNGVSWSTIRNYAEQVIPVIRANDPDAVVIVGTRGWSSLGVSEGGNSDEIVNNPVRAQNIMYTFHFYAASHKDNYRNEVQRAASRLPLFVTEFGTVTYTGDGAVDTASSNAWLDLLDRLKISYANWTLSDAPEGSAALRPGTCASGSFGGTSVLTESGAFMRERIRTADNFPTL; translated from the coding sequence ATGTTCTCGATTCCCCGCCCGTCCCGGCGGCACCTGCTCGTCGGCGGCGCGGTCGGCGCGCTCGCCCTGGCGGCGACGGCCGTCCTGCCCTCGCCGGACGCGATGGCGGCGACCGGCTGTGCCGTCACCTACACCACCAACTCCTGGCAAGGCGGCTTCACCGCGACAGTGGCGGTGCGCAACCTCGGCGACCCGGTGAGCAACTGGACGCTGGGCTTCACCTTCCCCGACGGCGGCCAGCGCGTGGTCCAGGGCTGGTCGGCCACCTGGCAGCAGAGCGGCTCGGCGGTCACCGCGCGCAGCCTGGACTACAACGGCGCGCTCGGCACCGGCGCGAGCACCACGATCGGCTTCAACGGCTCGTGGACCGGGTCGAACCCGAGCCCCACGTCGTTCACGCTCAACGGCACGGTCTGCACCGGCGGCACGAGCACCCCGCCGCCCAGCACGCCCCCGCCGAGCACCCCGCCGCCGCCGACCACTCCCCCGCCCACCACCCCGCCACCCACCACCCCGCCGCCGACCGGCACCACGCCGGTGGCGATCAACGGCCAGCTCCAGGTGTGCGGCGTCAACCTCTGCAACCAGTACGGGCGGCCGATCCAGCTGCGCGGCATGAGCACGCACGGGTTGCAGTGGTTCGCCAACTGCTACACCGACGCCTCGCTCGACGTGCTCGCGAACGAGTGGCGGTCCGACCTGCTGCGCATCTCCATGTACGTGCAGGAGCAGGGCTACGAGACCAACCCGGCCGGCTTCACCAACCAGGTGAACACGCTCGTGGACAAGGCCGAGGCCCGGGGCATGTACGCGCTCATCGACTTCCACACGCTGACGCCCGGCGACCCGATGTACAACCTGGACCGGGCAAAGACGTTCTTCGCCAACGTGTCCGCGCGCAACGCCGCCAAGAAGAACGTGATCTACGAGATCACCAACGAGCCCAACGGGGTGAGCTGGTCGACCATCCGCAACTACGCCGAGCAGGTCATCCCGGTGATCCGGGCCAACGACCCGGACGCGGTGGTCATCGTCGGCACCCGGGGCTGGTCCTCGCTGGGTGTCTCCGAGGGCGGCAACTCCGACGAGATCGTGAACAACCCGGTGCGGGCGCAGAACATCATGTACACGTTCCACTTCTACGCCGCGTCGCACAAGGACAACTACCGCAACGAGGTGCAGCGGGCGGCGAGCCGGCTCCCGCTGTTCGTCACCGAGTTCGGCACTGTCACCTACACCGGTGACGGCGCTGTCGACACCGCCAGCAGCAACGCCTGGCTCGACCTGCTCGACCGGTTGAAGATCAGCTACGCGAACTGGACGCTCTCCGACGCGCCCGAGGGCTCGGCGGCGCTCCGGCCGGGCACCTGCGCGTCCGGCTCGTTCGGCGGGACGTCGGTGCTCACCGAGTCCGGCGCGTTCATGCGCGAGCGCATCCGTACCGCCGACAACTTCCCCACCTTGTGA